A stretch of the Ptiloglossa arizonensis isolate GNS036 chromosome 1, iyPtiAriz1_principal, whole genome shotgun sequence genome encodes the following:
- the LOC143146036 gene encoding uncharacterized protein LOC143146036 isoform X1: MNSVAVTVPLRQPTKKMKKRKELDALAPPHTVSRRSSGKRSSQELLSDSSDERSEYWNISTRNGRKCRGRRSRACPGFFKACSAFLACVSVLATASLIWLFIDVRQQLTALRTELDQVIAGSEGVPDALQKCHSLSRDLQNNQTIIFSHLSDFKLQINNFTTQLAVIQRDLHRVNDWFKAAPELANIPTNLKSLSSSVLSFGSQIQDLNATVQTLKESNARVQSAQTTMQQNISSIKNTVSELSNITQKPQTVATNETKIKTDELDAAILRLTNNLTRINETLSRAVQWVAEDQKKDHETLMMLEETSQFVRMKVISLQQECVKTTVLTSVEKLNDQVNNIHTVNTKLDDRIKQLEQSYGSLKNSTSVMLAAIPEIQDQKLNRAKSLKESIAGYTTTEENRNAIISDDEVSIKNSSTDKPKRSRVPL, encoded by the exons GAGTTACTATCAGATAGCAGCGATGAACGATCGGAATACTGGAATATATCGACTAGAAATGGCCGCAAATGCAGAGGCAGACGAAGTCGAGCTTGTCCCGGATTTTTTAAAGCTTGTAGTGCCTTTCTGGCTTGTGTCTCTGTATTAGCAACCGCTAGTTTAATTTGGCTGTTCATCGATGTTCGTCAGCAACTCACTGCTCTTCGGACTGAACTGGACCAAG TGATCGCCGGTAGCGAAGGTGTTCCGGATGCTCTGCAGAAATGCCACTCTCTATCGAGAGATCTCCAGAACAACCAAACAATTATTTTCTCCCATTTGTCCGATTTCAAGCttcaaattaataattttacgacACAG TTAGCCGTTATCCAACGTGATCTACACCGTGTGAACGATTGGTTTAAAGCTGCCCCAGAATTGGCCAACATACCGACGAACTTGAAATCGCTTTCAAGTAGCGTGTTATCGTTTGGTAGTCAAATACAAGACTTAAATGCCACCGTGCAGACGTTGAAAGAGTCCAACGCGAGGGTGCAAAGCGCTCAAACTACTATGCAGCAGAATATCAGCAGTATCAAG AATACCGTATCGGAGTTGTCCAACATAACGCAGAAGCCGCAGACAGTGGCAACTAACGAGACAAAAATAAAGACTGACGAGTTGGACGCGGCTATTTTACGCTTAACGAATAATTTGACACGTATCAATGAAACTTTGTCAAGGGCGGTACAGTGGGTTGCGGAGGATCAGAAAAAAGAtcat GAAACGTTGATGATGCTTGAGGAGACGTCACAATTCGTTAGAATGAAAGTGATATCTCTGCAGCAGGAGTGCGTGAAGACTACTGTGTTAACTTCGGTTGAAAAGTTGAACGACCAA GTGAACAATATTCATACAGTGAACACGAAACTCGACGATAGGATAAAGCAGCTGGAACAatcatatggcagtttaaaaaattccacgagCGTGATGCTCGCTGCGATACCAGAGATTCAAGATCAGAAGCTAAACAGAGCAAAGAGTTTGAAAGAATCAATCGCTGGATACACGACAACCGAAGAAAATCGCAATGCAATAA TCTCGGATGATGAGGTATctataaaaaattcttcgacagataaaccgaaacgatcgagagtACCCCTGTAA
- the LOC143146036 gene encoding uncharacterized protein LOC143146036 isoform X3, translating into MSAIRLSELLSDSSDERSEYWNISTRNGRKCRGRRSRACPGFFKACSAFLACVSVLATASLIWLFIDVRQQLTALRTELDQVIAGSEGVPDALQKCHSLSRDLQNNQTIIFSHLSDFKLQINNFTTQLAVIQRDLHRVNDWFKAAPELANIPTNLKSLSSSVLSFGSQIQDLNATVQTLKESNARVQSAQTTMQQNISSIKNTVSELSNITQKPQTVATNETKIKTDELDAAILRLTNNLTRINETLSRAVQWVAEDQKKDHETLMMLEETSQFVRMKVISLQQECVKTTVLTSVEKLNDQVNNIHTVNTKLDDRIKQLEQSYGSLKNSTSVMLAAIPEIQDQKLNRAKSLKESIAGYTTTEENRNAIISDDEVSIKNSSTDKPKRSRVPL; encoded by the exons ATGTCAGCTATTAGGTTATCT GAGTTACTATCAGATAGCAGCGATGAACGATCGGAATACTGGAATATATCGACTAGAAATGGCCGCAAATGCAGAGGCAGACGAAGTCGAGCTTGTCCCGGATTTTTTAAAGCTTGTAGTGCCTTTCTGGCTTGTGTCTCTGTATTAGCAACCGCTAGTTTAATTTGGCTGTTCATCGATGTTCGTCAGCAACTCACTGCTCTTCGGACTGAACTGGACCAAG TGATCGCCGGTAGCGAAGGTGTTCCGGATGCTCTGCAGAAATGCCACTCTCTATCGAGAGATCTCCAGAACAACCAAACAATTATTTTCTCCCATTTGTCCGATTTCAAGCttcaaattaataattttacgacACAG TTAGCCGTTATCCAACGTGATCTACACCGTGTGAACGATTGGTTTAAAGCTGCCCCAGAATTGGCCAACATACCGACGAACTTGAAATCGCTTTCAAGTAGCGTGTTATCGTTTGGTAGTCAAATACAAGACTTAAATGCCACCGTGCAGACGTTGAAAGAGTCCAACGCGAGGGTGCAAAGCGCTCAAACTACTATGCAGCAGAATATCAGCAGTATCAAG AATACCGTATCGGAGTTGTCCAACATAACGCAGAAGCCGCAGACAGTGGCAACTAACGAGACAAAAATAAAGACTGACGAGTTGGACGCGGCTATTTTACGCTTAACGAATAATTTGACACGTATCAATGAAACTTTGTCAAGGGCGGTACAGTGGGTTGCGGAGGATCAGAAAAAAGAtcat GAAACGTTGATGATGCTTGAGGAGACGTCACAATTCGTTAGAATGAAAGTGATATCTCTGCAGCAGGAGTGCGTGAAGACTACTGTGTTAACTTCGGTTGAAAAGTTGAACGACCAA GTGAACAATATTCATACAGTGAACACGAAACTCGACGATAGGATAAAGCAGCTGGAACAatcatatggcagtttaaaaaattccacgagCGTGATGCTCGCTGCGATACCAGAGATTCAAGATCAGAAGCTAAACAGAGCAAAGAGTTTGAAAGAATCAATCGCTGGATACACGACAACCGAAGAAAATCGCAATGCAATAA TCTCGGATGATGAGGTATctataaaaaattcttcgacagataaaccgaaacgatcgagagtACCCCTGTAA